Sequence from the Mycteria americana isolate JAX WOST 10 ecotype Jacksonville Zoo and Gardens chromosome 5, USCA_MyAme_1.0, whole genome shotgun sequence genome:
TCCTGCAGGACCCCAGGTTCACGCCACAGAGCACTGAACCTATGGAGAAGCTCTGGGATTGACTCCTTATCAGTTGTGTCACCTGGTGGAGAATTGGTCTGACCTTTGAAGCTGAATTCCAGGAAGTCCTCAAGAGCTACCAGCCACAGGGTGATTTTAGCTGTGCTCTTACTGCAAAGTGGACAGACACCGGCCTGTGGGAATGTGCTGCCTGATGCTAAACTGTACCATTAGCTGGGTGGTCCAGCCCAGGCTAAGACCACTTCCAAACCTGAACCAGACCTTATTCTGCCAGGGGAGTCCATGGGTTCAAACCAAACTCCAGATAAGTACCTGAATTAACGGTGCCATGAATTGTGCccctgaggagctgctgctgaagggaacATTGAAAGCAAGCATTATTTTTCCAGTAAATCAGTGACAAGACAGAAACCTCCATCCGTTGGATTAGCACCAACTGCACTGCAACAGTCAAAGGAATAAAGCTGCCAAGGGACCTAGCATGCAGATGTGACAGAAGGGTCAGGGCTGCTCCACTGCTGAGGGGCTCCCCTTCCAACCCCCTTCTCAGCACAGCAAAGAGCTGCAGTGGGCACCATGCCCAGGTGCCCAGAGCAGCCAGCCAGTGTGAGTGGGGGAAGGACAGCACCacactgtaaaaggaaagaaagatgactGTATCACTGCATATGCTGGAAGAAGCCTGGGGTACAGCATAggatttcttctctctctcttctgtggcCTGCACGTATCAATTGAGGCAACCATTAAGCAGCCAAGCTATTCTGGGCTCAGGCACAGGAGAAGGTGAGAAGGATACTCACCTGGAAGAGCTCAATGCGCTGCTCGCTGCGTTTGGAGCTCGGGTTGGGCACACGCAGCACCCGAAACTCGGCCCGGAACAAGTTGGTGCTGTTCTTCTCTGCTGAGGACACATTAAAGCGGAACACGTTGGAGGTGACACCTTTTGGACAAATGCCCAACTCAtctaagagaaagaaagatggaaagactGAGAACCACAGGTCAGAGGGGCGGGATCTCAAATAAATAGTTTGAGAAAGAggtttccagcagacacctgtcATTCAAACATCTTGCCACCTGTGAAGCATGGCTGTCTAGCTAAAGATAACTCAGGATGAATTCACTCAAATTTGGTCTACACCgcaacattttgcaaaatctccccaccactgccaccaTTATTTCAATGCTACAAGCCAGAGAATCAGTAGAGATCAACCACAGTATTTTTAACATTACATCTTCTAACTCTGCTCATGAAATGTTGCTAATGCTCATGAGTGTGCTGCATCCAAAATGACAACCCCAGCCAAGGCAATGGGGCAACCTCATTTGCAGCTAGTGGGGCCCATTCCCAATAGCAATGATGGTGTGACTCTGCTCATGCTGGAGACATTAAGCCACATAGGAGGTGATCCCATTGCTGTTGAATCTTAGTTTTACAAACCTTGACATTGTCCCTAGAATGAAAGCCAGCCAAGTGTCCACAAAGCATGAGGTGTGGAAGACTTTTTGGGGCAGTGGCTATTCAGTGTGTACTGAAAGAACTGGGTTTTAAGATCAGTTTTCACTCATGGCCTGGAGAAGGAATTCATGAATAGTACTAGATACAGAGTTCTTCAAGGACAGAGTAATAGTGCTGAGAGGCCTGCAGAGATCAGACACATAGGCAGGAAATAACACAGCAATTATCTGCCTCAATGTGTGCCTGCTGAGCAGAAAAATCCATTTCACAGATGCCCCAAAACAGAGTAGGTAAAAGCTATGAGGTACAAAACAGCGTCCTCAAGAGAAAACAAGCCTCTCTTCGTTGGAACGATTTTGGTCCCATGGAAAAGTCTTTGCAGTCGCTGCCGTTCCTCTCCTATTGCCCTCTGTTAGCTTTGAAGGCGCTAGCATCATTAAGGCTTCCTGCAGACAAGACACAGCAGCTCCCACTCTGCACCCACGTGCAGGTTGGTTTGCAGCCGTACAGAGCCTCTCATATGACCTGTGACTGTTGTCCAATGCAACACAGGGCTCTCATGTCAGCTGACATTTAAgctggttttaaacaaaaaaaaagaaaacagaaagaaaagctatcaCCTGTTCCCAGCCACGGTTCCATCCTGTGACACATAAGCTAGAAGCCCTAGTTGAAGCAACCTTCAAGTTAGATTCCTGGAGTTGGCCCCTCTCTTCACAACACTGCCACTATCTCCCCAGGGAAACAGCTTCTGAAGATGGGCTAGCTTGAAACGGCGCCTGAGCACAGAGGTTCACCTCCCATGCCAAATTCTGCTTTGAGCAACACTGATGCACTTCCAGAGTCACCTCCATGAAGATGAAGGTCTTCCTCTTGTGCTACACCCAGATTCAGCACGCAGGAGCCTGCCAGTTTACAAGGATGTGTTCTTAGGGTGCTGAAGTTTTACTCAATAAGCTAATGACCAGATGCTCACATTGGGCTTTaattggaggggttttttgtcatTTGTACTACTGAATGGAACAGCCTTTCCCATACAGGGAAgtctctggctgctgttgaagAGATGGATGTTCGGTAATCCCAGGAGACCAGACCCCACTGCAGCCATGAGCTGGTATGCTCAGCCCAACAACCCTGCAGTACAAAGAGTACACCGAGCCACATGAGGACCTCCACtgtggggactccaccactgtgACCAGTTCTAGGTTTTATGccacagaaaagcacagcagaaaaccCAAGCTCTGATCTCATTGAATGCCCAAAGGCATCTTCCTGGCTGAAGTCTAACACTGATAACTGTTCTGTGTCCTAGATCTAGgcagatactgtattttaataaccCCTTAAGCTGTTTTGCACTCCTAGCCCTATTAATAGTGCTGTTAACAGCCTGCCCTTCCATTTCAGACCTGACTGCCTGTCCATGAGGGGTATCCCAGGAATCATCAGAAATGCCTTTCTAGATCAGACCAGTGGTCAGTGTAGCCCAGTATCTGTTTCCAACAGTAGTGCTTTATCTGACAATCTATTTAGAGACTGCAGATCTGGTCCTACAGCACAGTGCAGATGAgagacaaaataatttattgtttatCATCTCCTTAAGATTTTTGGCTAAGTTAGAAAGCCATGCTGGTAAGAGATTACTGTATCTACTACTGTATTTTGCCTGCTGTCCTCACATTGCCTTCTACCTACTTACTTCACCAGCAAGTTGCTGGTGTCTTGGGAGACGTTCCTAGGGGAAATAGTAATAGCTGTGTTCCCTTCCCTAAGAAGAAGTTTCATGTTCCGTTCATACCCTGGGAACAAGCTCTCTGTGATGGCGAGGTGGAGCTGCGCTCTGTGTTTCACTCTGAACACCATGAGGCTGGAGCCTGCTTGTCATAGCAGGGTGTCCAGGATACACGTCTCACTCCCAGGAAGCTGACTGCTTTGGGGCAAAGTACTTTTTGCAAGAGGTCACAGGCAAAGGAGGCAAGGTGATTTTTCAGGGAACTTGGTCCAGTCCCAGCTCAGGTGTGTTAATCACACTGGAATCCGGACATGTCCACCTATCAGCACAGAACAAAGCCTGGAGGCAATATTCCTGCAAGCTCTTCCAGTCCACAACACTCTGGCTGTAGCCAAGCCTGGAAACAGGGAATCTGTGACACCCTGTGCACCCATGCCAGCCCATGTCTGACATGACAGCATGTATCCTCACGATCAGACCCTGCTATTATTGTGGAGGCCAGACAGCCCAGAGCTGTTGACTGCACAAATGATGAGACCAGTAGCCTCTTAGGGTGGACAATGTGATAGAGGGAGCAGGTTCTTTTGGGAGCTTCCCTCTTCATACCATTGCTCTCAGCGAGGTGCAGGTTCTCCACACGCTGCCAATCCAACACAGCTGCTGTTTCTGGCAAGCCCCAAGAAGGCTGATGGCTGTGTGGTTAGAGTTTGATGTCAAGGAAGGGCAGGCTGTCTGCGAGTAGGTATTGCCTCACTCCGTATTATACCACTGGTACTTCAAGGTGTTTCATGCCAAAGCTGCATAtaactttggagaaaaaaagcgATCCTTCCGAACTCTGCAGGTGGCAGGTTTGGAGGGAAGAGATGCTTGGCCCCAGCAACCCATGGCTTTAATTGCCTTGTCTCTCAGGCTGGCTTGGAAAATGGCATCTGTTTTTCCTCAGGAAGGTAAGCAAAGCCATTTGCAGGACTGTTGCAGATGCTCTTGGACCTTGAATCTAACCAAGTCAGTGCTTAAGGGGGTCTGAACCCCCATGAGTTTTAGGAGATCCCTGAAGTGAATGGCTAGTCAAGAACGAGTTATTCTCTGAAAGAAAGTCCCTTATAATTCAGGCAACGTGCCTGAGAGGCACAGCAGAAAGACCATGCCGTGAGTCACCAAACAGCTCAGAGTAGGGATGGGGAACATGGTCCTGAATATCCTTCCTTCCTGGAAGGATGGGGCTCTCCCCGCTGCTATTTTTGCTCCTCAGCTCTCCTCACTTTTGGACCTTATGTCTTTGAGAAGGATGAGTTCTCAGAGCCAACAAGCCGCTTGACTAATAGTTTGGAGCTAGAACAGTTCGTGTGCATGTGAGCATGCGTGCGCACGCATTTCAGACTTGTCTGTATCATCCTCACAGTTCCCTCAATGGAGcagtcctccccttcccccccagaggAGACTGGCTTTGGCTCAGAGTGTGCTCTGAGATCACCACCTGGCACAGTGACAGAGTCATGGGAAAGTTGAACATCAGCCACTTCTGAAGACACGGGGCCAAATTCAGCTATGGTGTAAGCGATGAAACTCCCCAGGTTTCAAAAGGAGCGTGTCTCTTGACACCACGGCCTGTCTAGAGCTAGTCTCTCCCAGCGTGACCCAATTCCGAAGTTCCCTCTTTTTCTGGGAGGTGGCATCTACGCTGCCCACTCCCAGAAATTCAATCTCAGCACTAGGCCTTTTGAACCCACTGCTCAGCACCTTGCTCCAGTGTCCTACAGGGACACGGGACACGTTCATTCATTTCCATAGGAATTTTCCCCAACCCACAGTCCCTCCTCACTGCTCCTTCTTGTGCACCACGTCTTCATTCCTCTTTCCCCTCTACTTTATCCAAATCCACTCCCCCGACTTCATTTCCCATTGTTGTGCTTTCCCAGtttccttccccaaaacacaCCGATTCATAGTGGGGCTGTACTATTTTGCACAGACACTTGGTTTCCCCATATACTTTTAGAATTTCACAAATGGCACTTCAGTAGgtgaaaaatgttgaaatacgGGTAAGCTGCTATACCCTGTGCACTTTCTGTTCCTCGAGGCTTGGTGTCTCCTGAGCTAAGAGCTAATCATATAACCATATGGAGTGCAGTCTGCTAGAGATTAAGTGAAATTTGTTGCATTACCACATTGTAGCTCTTATTCCAGCTCATCATATGTCAAGATTAACATAAACCTGGCAGAGTAACTGCATTCTGAGGCTGCCTGCACCAAGTCACAGCTCCTCCCCAGAACTGCTGGCATTCAAATCGTGTCCCCAAGACTGCACTACATCACAGGAGGACACCCTGGATGGTGGTATGACTGCATGCCCACCAACATCTTCCAATCCTAAGGAATCCTAAGCACAGACCGAAAGGATTGCTTGTGCCTACATGTGCTCAGCATCTGCAATCTGCTCGGGGTTCATGTCTGCTCAGTCTCTGTCTTTGCATCTGCATCTGCTCAGCTTCTGCACCTGAATCTGTTTAGTGTCCGCATCTGGGCCTGCTCATCATCTGCTCCACACCTGCCCAACATCTGTCACGTTTCCTCAATGCCTGTGTTCCCTTGGGGGTCCCCTTTGCACCACTGTCTGCTTTGCACCTGCTCAGCATCCCTGTTCTCTCCTACTCGCTCTCTGAACCCTCACGCTATCGAGTAACACCCTCGACAGTGTCCTCCAGGCAGCAGTCTCGTCGGCAAGTGCCTCTCCACCTTCTCTGCAGCCAGCGCGGGTGCTGCCCAGACCAAACAGGTTGCCTGTATCTCTGCGGCAGGCGCCGGCGCTTCAGCAGGGAGGAGTCCGTCTACCTGCTCGTCACCCAAACGCGAGACCTGCACCTTCTCCTAGCCCGGTGCCCAGCATTCACCCCGAGACCCATGCTGCCTCCTCTCCCGctgccttccctctctcctcccctccccgccttCCCCCAGATGTCAGGGCTGTAGACGCGGGCTTGGCTCGCTGCTCCCGGCTGGGGCCCGGGCCGATGCCGCTCCCGGCGCCCACCTCCTCTACCTGCGGCGGGGCCGCTCGCCGCCAAGCCCCGCGCCGTCCCGTCGGTGCTCCGAGCGCTCGCCGCCCCGTGGCTGCCCCCGTCCCGGCCCCGGGACAGCGGCGTGCGCCCACCGCCCCCGCTCGCCTCCGCACCCGAGCGCGCAGGCAGGCGGCGacgcgccccccgccgcggcggccccctcccgcctccgcgctcccgccccgccgggaaaGCGGCCCCTCCCGCGGGGGCCCGGCGCCCCTCggccccggccggccgccccTCCTCCGCGCCCGGGGTCCCGGGCAGCCTGCCCCGCGGGCGCGGCACCCCGGCCGGCACGGGGGGAGCCCCGCACTTACTGTGCTCGGGGAGGCCCTGGATCATGTCAAATTTATGGATCTCTTTGGCATAGTATTCGGACTCGGTGTTGTCCTgagagcagctctcctccttctcctcctccatctcctccagcagctcccgggTGCTGTTATAGAGGGCCAGGATCTGGTAGGGCACATGGGCCGGCCCCACGGTCTCCGGGGGGCTGGTGAGCCGCAGCTTGCTCAGGATCTGCCCCCGGATGGCTTCCACCCTCTTCTTCTTGATGTGGTCCAGGTCCAAGGTGGTGCAGGAGGACAGCGAGAGGCTCACGGTGGCGAAgctcagcagggagagcagcaccAGAGCCCTTTGCACGTACATCTTCATGtgcgagggggcggcggcgggggcccccGGCAGAGACCCccgggcggcggcgagcgggcGCGGGGGACCGGGCGGTGTGCTGGCGGCAGCCTCCCCAGATCCCGCAGGCTGAGGCTTGGCGAGGAGGTGCATGAACTCACTGCGCCGTGCGCGACTCAGGACTTCCAGGAAGAGCTGGCAGCGCTCCGCAAGGAGAAGCGGCAGGCGCCGTGCCTCGCCGCGCCGGGCTCCTTCCCCATGCGCCGCCCCGCGTCCCGCGGAGCCgggggcgccccgccgcgccgcgccgccgcacGTGTCAgcggcccgcgccgccccgccgccgcggggggagcgcggcgcccGCCCCTCTCGCTGCACCATTCatgcccccgccgggccccgcgccctaCATCGCCCGGTGCCCGACCCCCGGCGGCTGGCAGCGCGGCACCGCGGCGCTCCCCCGCCCAGCCGCGAGcagcgccgccgggccgcccgctgTCCCCGCGGGCTCCGCTGGCCGCCGTGCCCCGGccgcgcaccgcaccgcaccgcaccggcccgcccggcgccgcgccgcgccgcccctcccgcgcacactgCCTCTCCCTCGGCCTCGCCGCTGAAATTTTATACCTCCCTCCCATGACGTCCCCGGGACGGGGCTCGGGCGGGGGAGGGAGCTCCAAGCCCGGCCTTCGCCCGCAGCACCGCGCTAATGGCTTCAGCAGCCGCGCagccaccgccgcccgcccgcccgccctccgccgccgccgccccccctgccgggccccgccgccgccccccgcgcggccggcggcgccgggcccctcgcgccccggggccgggcccctccgcggcggggcggccccgcgcgcCCTCCGACGTGGCCGCCGCACCGCGGTGGCGGTGGCGCGcgggcgccccctgccggcgccgccggggcagcggcgggcgcggggcggcggcggctgctgggcCCTTCGCGGTGGTCCGCCGCGCGCtggcgggcggcgcggggaggcccCTCCCGTTTCCAGCTGCGAAATCGCATTAAAAGCGGCTAAAAATACCCCGAATACTTTCCTGATGTGGTTTCTTTCCGAGGGAGGGAggggccgggcggccggcgggggccgggcgccgcgctgcgggcgaggggctgcggcagccccggcggggcccaggctggcggcggggctggcgggccCTGCgaggccccggggccgggggaaggTAGCGGGCAGGCAGGGTGGAGCCCCGCGGCCCTGAAGGCAGGTGGCCACTGGAGCGCAGAGGAGTCCCCCGCCACGGCAGCCCTCGCcaaggggaaggggctgcttcGGGCACCCGCCACCCTCAAAGGGGGCCAGGGCCACACGCGGGAGACAAAACACCGGCCCCAGTTGTGGTTTGGATCCATGACCTGGGCCTGTGCAGGCTCCTCTCCTGGGGCATGGCCTGACCATGGCCGCCCGCCAcaccagcctccctcctccctgctctgggctgggccTGTGCCTGTGGCCCTGAAGCCCCTGGAGCAAGCACTTTTCTCTTGCCCTCGCCTGGACGCTGCCCCAGCTACACAGGGACTCCCCACCGCACCACCCAGCCCTTCTCCCGGGAGCAGAACACCCCTGGGCTGGCGAGGCGCCCGGAGGTCTGGGGCGGGATGGCGGCTTCGTGCCTTCCTGACCCAGCGCAGCCACTCGCAGCACCGGCTGCTCTGCCACAGAAGCCAGCCGCCTGGCTGTGCCGTTGGGAAGATGCAGCAGGGGCAGCTGCTGCGGGGCTGTGGGCGAGGCg
This genomic interval carries:
- the TGFB3 gene encoding transforming growth factor beta-3 proprotein; this encodes MVQREGRAPRSPRGGGAARAADTCGGAARRGAPGSAGRGAAHGEGARRGEARRLPLLLAERCQLFLEVLSRARRSEFMHLLAKPQPAGSGEAAASTPPGPPRPLAAARGSLPGAPAAAPSHMKMYVQRALVLLSLLSFATVSLSLSSCTTLDLDHIKKKRVEAIRGQILSKLRLTSPPETVGPAHVPYQILALYNSTRELLEEMEEEKEESCSQDNTESEYYAKEIHKFDMIQGLPEHNELGICPKGVTSNVFRFNVSSAEKNSTNLFRAEFRVLRVPNPSSKRSEQRIELFQILQPDEHIAKQRYLSGRNVQTRGSPEWLSFDVTETVREWLLHRESNLGLEISIHCPCHTFQPNGDILENLHEVLEIKFKGIDSEDDYGRGDLGRLKKQKDLHNPHLILMMLPPHRLESPVLGGQRKKRALDTNYCFRNLEENCCVRPLYIDFRQDLGWKWVHEPKGYFANFCSGPCPYLRSADTTHSTVLGLYNTLNPEASASPCCVPQDLEPLTILYYVGRTPKVEQLSNMVVKSCKCS